In Elaeis guineensis isolate ETL-2024a chromosome 1, EG11, whole genome shotgun sequence, a genomic segment contains:
- the LOC105039195 gene encoding probable alpha,alpha-trehalose-phosphate synthase [UDP-forming] 9 isoform X2, translating into MTSPGIITDIDGVMSSDEDSDTSTSLFCDRKIIVANFLPLHTSKDQTNGTWCFTWDEDSLLLQLKDGFSSDTEVLYIGSLKVDVDVSEQEEVAQKLLEDYRCIPTFLSPDLQKKFYHGFCKQQLWPLFHYMLPICLDKGDLFDRSLFQAYVSANKIFADKVVEVINSEEDYVWVHDYHLMLLPTFLRRRLNQVRLGFFLHSPFPSSEIYRTLPVRDEILRALLNADLIGFQTFDYARHFLSCCSRMLGLNYESKRGYIGLEYFGRTVNIKILSVGVHIGRIQSVLNFPETVTKVQEIEQKFKGKKLLLGVDDMDIFKGISLKLLGLELLLERYPKLRGEVVLVQIVNPARSMGKDVNEAREEAISIAKRINLSYGALGYDPVLLIDNPIPFYEKIAFYVAAECCIVNAVRDGMNLVPYEYIVCRQGTEEMDKRRGVGLELTRTSTLIVSEFVGCSPSLSGAFRVNPWSIDDVADALYQATDLSVSEKQLRHEKHYRYVSSHHVAYWARSFDQDLERACKDHYNRRCCAIGFGLGFRVVALSPSFRKLSFNHIISSYKKTHRRAIFLDYDGTLIPEASINKTPSADIVSILNNLCSDPKNTVFIVSGRGRTSLGEWFAPCDALGIAAEHGYFIRWTKATDWESSSSVVDSDWKKIAEPVMRLYTETTDGSYIEPKESALVWHHQYADPDFGSCQAKELLDHLESVLANEPVVVRRGQHIVEVKPPGISKGLVVEKLIRTLVNSGKPPDLVMCIGDDRSDEDMFESINSTSSSNLFPAVPEVFACTVGQKPSKAKYYLEDSGEVIRLLQGIAAVSRPKNKITHNQVSFEGPHEVDD; encoded by the exons ATGACTTCTCCTGGTATTATTACGGATATAGATGGGGTTATGAGCAGTGATGAGGATTCTGATACTTCGACTTCTTTGTTCTGTGATCGGAAAATCATAGTAGCAAATTTCCTTCCACTTCATACTTCAAAGGATCAAACCAATGGAACATGGTGCTTCACATGGGATGAGGACTCACTTCTGCTGCAGCTAAAAGATGGCTTTTCTTCTGATACTGAAGTTCTCTACATAGGTAGTTTAAAGGTTGACGTAGATGTTAGTGAGCAAGAAGAGGTCGCTCAAAAGCTCCTTGAGGATTACAGGTGCATACCCACTTTCCTCTCTCCAGATCTCCAAAAGAAGTTCTATCATGGCTTCTGTAAACAGCAACTATGGCCTCTTTTCCATTACATGCTTCCCATCTGCCTTGACAAGGGTGACCTTTTCGACCGTTCTCTTTTTCAGGCTTATGTTTCTGCCAATAAAATATTTGCAGACAAGGTTGTAGAGGTTATCAACTCAGAAGAGGACTATGTATGGGTTCATGACTATCACCTTATGCTGCTCCCCACTTTCTTAAGGAGACGACTGAACCAAGTGAGGCTTGGTTTCTTTCTCCACAGCCCATTTCCCTCCTCAGAGATCTATAGGACACTGCCAGTTAGAGATGAAATCCTCCGGGCATTGCTTAATGCTGATCTTATTGGTTTTCAGACATTTGATTATGCTCGGCATTTCCTTTCTTGCTGTAGCAGGATGTTGGGCCTGAACTACGAATCTAAGCGTGGTTATATTGGATTGGAATACTTTGGCCGTACAGTTAACATCAAGATTCTCTCAGTGGGAGTTCACATAGGCCGGATTCAATCGGTGTTAAATTTTCCTGAAACAGTTACTAAGGTTCAAGAGATCGAGCAGAAATTCAAGGGGAAGAAATTGTTATTAGGTGTAGATGACATGGATATCTTTAAAGGCATCAGTCTGAAATTGCTTGGATTGGAGCTTTTACTGGAGAGGTATCCCAAACTAAGAGGAGAGGTAGTCCTTGTACAAATTGTCAATCCTGCAAGAAGCATGGGAAAAGATGTGAACGAAGCAAGAGAGGAAGCAATATCTATAGCTAAAAGGATCAACCTTTCCTATGGTGCTCTTGGTTACGATCCGGTGCTCCTTATTGACAACCCTATtcctttttatgaaaaaattgccTTCTATGTGGCAGCAGAATGTTGCATTGTAAATGCTGTTAGAGATGGCATGAACTTAGTCCCATATGAGTACATTGTCTGCAGACAGGGAACTGAGGAGATGGATAAACGTAGGGGTGTTGGTTTGGAGTTAACTCGCACAAGCACACTTATTGTCTCCGAGTTCGTAGGTTGCTCTCCATCTCTTAGTGGGGCTTTCAGGGTCAACCCTTGGAGCATTGACGATGTGGCTGATGCTTTATATCAAGCAACTGACTTGTCAGTATCTGAGAAGCAACTGCGTCATGAAAAACATTACCGCTATGTCAGCTCCCATCATGTTGCTTATTGGGCCCGCAGCTTTGACCAAGATCTGGAGAGAGCATGTAAAGATCACTACAACCGAAGGTGCTGTGCCATTGGATTTGGCTTAGGTTTCAGAGTTGTTGCCCTTTCTCCTAGTTTTAGAAAGTTGTCCTTTAATCACATTATTTCCTCATACAAGAAAACCCATAGGAGGGCAATATTTTTGGATTATGATGGTACCCTTATTCCTGAAGCATCTATCAATAAAACTCCAAGTGCAGATATTGTATCCATCCTGAACAACTTGTGCAGTGATCCAAAAAATACTGTGTTTATTGTCAGTGGAAGAGGACGGACTTCTCTTGGTGAATGGTTTGCACCCTGTGATGCCCTTGGTATTGCTGCTGAACATGGCTATTTCATTAG ATGGACAAAAGCCACTGATTGGGAATCTAGTTCAAGTGTTGTCGACTCTGACTGGAAGAAGATTGCAGAACCTGTTATGAGATTATATACTGAGACAACAGATGGCTCCTatatagaaccaaaggagagcgCATTGGTATGGCATCATCAGTATGCAGATCCTGACTTTGGTTCTTGCCAAGCCAAGGAACTGTTGGACCATCTTGAGAGTGTTCTAGCAAATGAGCCAGTGGTTGTTAGGAGAGGTCAGCACATCGTGGAAGTTAAACCTCCG GGAATTAGTAAAGGGCTGGTTGTGGAGAAGCTTATCAGAACGTTGGTCAATAGTGGGAAGCCACCAGATCTTGTGATGTGTATTGGGGATGATCGATCTGATGAGGACATGTTTGAAAGCATCAATAGTACATCTTCAAGTAATCTATTTCCTGCAGTTCCAGAAGTGTTTGCATGCACGGTTGGACAAAAGCCGAGCAAGGCCAAGTATTATCTCGAAGATAGTGGTGAAGTGATAAGATTACTGCAAGGCATTGCTGCTGTTTCAAGGCCAAAAAATAAGATAACCCACAATCAAGTTTCCTTTGAAGGGCCGCACGAAGTGGATGATTAA
- the LOC105039195 gene encoding probable alpha,alpha-trehalose-phosphate synthase [UDP-forming] 9 isoform X1 — protein sequence MMVSKSCANLFDMGSNGAFDFNQAVRSLPRVMTSPGIITDIDGVMSSDEDSDTSTSLFCDRKIIVANFLPLHTSKDQTNGTWCFTWDEDSLLLQLKDGFSSDTEVLYIGSLKVDVDVSEQEEVAQKLLEDYRCIPTFLSPDLQKKFYHGFCKQQLWPLFHYMLPICLDKGDLFDRSLFQAYVSANKIFADKVVEVINSEEDYVWVHDYHLMLLPTFLRRRLNQVRLGFFLHSPFPSSEIYRTLPVRDEILRALLNADLIGFQTFDYARHFLSCCSRMLGLNYESKRGYIGLEYFGRTVNIKILSVGVHIGRIQSVLNFPETVTKVQEIEQKFKGKKLLLGVDDMDIFKGISLKLLGLELLLERYPKLRGEVVLVQIVNPARSMGKDVNEAREEAISIAKRINLSYGALGYDPVLLIDNPIPFYEKIAFYVAAECCIVNAVRDGMNLVPYEYIVCRQGTEEMDKRRGVGLELTRTSTLIVSEFVGCSPSLSGAFRVNPWSIDDVADALYQATDLSVSEKQLRHEKHYRYVSSHHVAYWARSFDQDLERACKDHYNRRCCAIGFGLGFRVVALSPSFRKLSFNHIISSYKKTHRRAIFLDYDGTLIPEASINKTPSADIVSILNNLCSDPKNTVFIVSGRGRTSLGEWFAPCDALGIAAEHGYFIRWTKATDWESSSSVVDSDWKKIAEPVMRLYTETTDGSYIEPKESALVWHHQYADPDFGSCQAKELLDHLESVLANEPVVVRRGQHIVEVKPPGISKGLVVEKLIRTLVNSGKPPDLVMCIGDDRSDEDMFESINSTSSSNLFPAVPEVFACTVGQKPSKAKYYLEDSGEVIRLLQGIAAVSRPKNKITHNQVSFEGPHEVDD from the exons ATGATGGTGTCAAAATCATGTGCAAACCTTTTTGATATGGGATCTAATGGTGCTTTTGACTTCAATCAGGCTGTTAGGTCACTTCCTAGAGTGATGACTTCTCCTGGTATTATTACGGATATAGATGGGGTTATGAGCAGTGATGAGGATTCTGATACTTCGACTTCTTTGTTCTGTGATCGGAAAATCATAGTAGCAAATTTCCTTCCACTTCATACTTCAAAGGATCAAACCAATGGAACATGGTGCTTCACATGGGATGAGGACTCACTTCTGCTGCAGCTAAAAGATGGCTTTTCTTCTGATACTGAAGTTCTCTACATAGGTAGTTTAAAGGTTGACGTAGATGTTAGTGAGCAAGAAGAGGTCGCTCAAAAGCTCCTTGAGGATTACAGGTGCATACCCACTTTCCTCTCTCCAGATCTCCAAAAGAAGTTCTATCATGGCTTCTGTAAACAGCAACTATGGCCTCTTTTCCATTACATGCTTCCCATCTGCCTTGACAAGGGTGACCTTTTCGACCGTTCTCTTTTTCAGGCTTATGTTTCTGCCAATAAAATATTTGCAGACAAGGTTGTAGAGGTTATCAACTCAGAAGAGGACTATGTATGGGTTCATGACTATCACCTTATGCTGCTCCCCACTTTCTTAAGGAGACGACTGAACCAAGTGAGGCTTGGTTTCTTTCTCCACAGCCCATTTCCCTCCTCAGAGATCTATAGGACACTGCCAGTTAGAGATGAAATCCTCCGGGCATTGCTTAATGCTGATCTTATTGGTTTTCAGACATTTGATTATGCTCGGCATTTCCTTTCTTGCTGTAGCAGGATGTTGGGCCTGAACTACGAATCTAAGCGTGGTTATATTGGATTGGAATACTTTGGCCGTACAGTTAACATCAAGATTCTCTCAGTGGGAGTTCACATAGGCCGGATTCAATCGGTGTTAAATTTTCCTGAAACAGTTACTAAGGTTCAAGAGATCGAGCAGAAATTCAAGGGGAAGAAATTGTTATTAGGTGTAGATGACATGGATATCTTTAAAGGCATCAGTCTGAAATTGCTTGGATTGGAGCTTTTACTGGAGAGGTATCCCAAACTAAGAGGAGAGGTAGTCCTTGTACAAATTGTCAATCCTGCAAGAAGCATGGGAAAAGATGTGAACGAAGCAAGAGAGGAAGCAATATCTATAGCTAAAAGGATCAACCTTTCCTATGGTGCTCTTGGTTACGATCCGGTGCTCCTTATTGACAACCCTATtcctttttatgaaaaaattgccTTCTATGTGGCAGCAGAATGTTGCATTGTAAATGCTGTTAGAGATGGCATGAACTTAGTCCCATATGAGTACATTGTCTGCAGACAGGGAACTGAGGAGATGGATAAACGTAGGGGTGTTGGTTTGGAGTTAACTCGCACAAGCACACTTATTGTCTCCGAGTTCGTAGGTTGCTCTCCATCTCTTAGTGGGGCTTTCAGGGTCAACCCTTGGAGCATTGACGATGTGGCTGATGCTTTATATCAAGCAACTGACTTGTCAGTATCTGAGAAGCAACTGCGTCATGAAAAACATTACCGCTATGTCAGCTCCCATCATGTTGCTTATTGGGCCCGCAGCTTTGACCAAGATCTGGAGAGAGCATGTAAAGATCACTACAACCGAAGGTGCTGTGCCATTGGATTTGGCTTAGGTTTCAGAGTTGTTGCCCTTTCTCCTAGTTTTAGAAAGTTGTCCTTTAATCACATTATTTCCTCATACAAGAAAACCCATAGGAGGGCAATATTTTTGGATTATGATGGTACCCTTATTCCTGAAGCATCTATCAATAAAACTCCAAGTGCAGATATTGTATCCATCCTGAACAACTTGTGCAGTGATCCAAAAAATACTGTGTTTATTGTCAGTGGAAGAGGACGGACTTCTCTTGGTGAATGGTTTGCACCCTGTGATGCCCTTGGTATTGCTGCTGAACATGGCTATTTCATTAG ATGGACAAAAGCCACTGATTGGGAATCTAGTTCAAGTGTTGTCGACTCTGACTGGAAGAAGATTGCAGAACCTGTTATGAGATTATATACTGAGACAACAGATGGCTCCTatatagaaccaaaggagagcgCATTGGTATGGCATCATCAGTATGCAGATCCTGACTTTGGTTCTTGCCAAGCCAAGGAACTGTTGGACCATCTTGAGAGTGTTCTAGCAAATGAGCCAGTGGTTGTTAGGAGAGGTCAGCACATCGTGGAAGTTAAACCTCCG GGAATTAGTAAAGGGCTGGTTGTGGAGAAGCTTATCAGAACGTTGGTCAATAGTGGGAAGCCACCAGATCTTGTGATGTGTATTGGGGATGATCGATCTGATGAGGACATGTTTGAAAGCATCAATAGTACATCTTCAAGTAATCTATTTCCTGCAGTTCCAGAAGTGTTTGCATGCACGGTTGGACAAAAGCCGAGCAAGGCCAAGTATTATCTCGAAGATAGTGGTGAAGTGATAAGATTACTGCAAGGCATTGCTGCTGTTTCAAGGCCAAAAAATAAGATAACCCACAATCAAGTTTCCTTTGAAGGGCCGCACGAAGTGGATGATTAA
- the LOC105039195 gene encoding probable alpha,alpha-trehalose-phosphate synthase [UDP-forming] 9 isoform X3, with protein sequence MEKRVSTAFSVQLQSEKIDYLCFAVRSLPRVMTSPGIITDIDGVMSSDEDSDTSTSLFCDRKIIVANFLPLHTSKDQTNGTWCFTWDEDSLLLQLKDGFSSDTEVLYIGSLKVDVDVSEQEEVAQKLLEDYRCIPTFLSPDLQKKFYHGFCKQQLWPLFHYMLPICLDKGDLFDRSLFQAYVSANKIFADKVVEVINSEEDYVWVHDYHLMLLPTFLRRRLNQVRLGFFLHSPFPSSEIYRTLPVRDEILRALLNADLIGFQTFDYARHFLSCCSRMLGLNYESKRGYIGLEYFGRTVNIKILSVGVHIGRIQSVLNFPETVTKVQEIEQKFKGKKLLLGVDDMDIFKGISLKLLGLELLLERYPKLRGEVVLVQIVNPARSMGKDVNEAREEAISIAKRINLSYGALGYDPVLLIDNPIPFYEKIAFYVAAECCIVNAVRDGMNLVPYEYIVCRQGTEEMDKRRGVGLELTRTSTLIVSEFVGCSPSLSGAFRVNPWSIDDVADALYQATDLSVSEKQLRHEKHYRYVSSHHVAYWARSFDQDLERACKDHYNRRCCAIGFGLGFRVVALSPSFRKLSFNHIISSYKKTHRRAIFLDYDGTLIPEASINKTPSADIVSILNNLCSDPKNTVFIVSGRGRTSLGEWFAPCDALGIAAEHGYFIRWTKATDWESSSSVVDSDWKKIAEPVMRLYTETTDGSYIEPKESALVWHHQYADPDFGSCQAKELLDHLESVLANEPVVVRRGQHIVEVKPPGISKGLVVEKLIRTLVNSGKPPDLVMCIGDDRSDEDMFESINSTSSSNLFPAVPEVFACTVGQKPSKAKYYLEDSGEVIRLLQGIAAVSRPKNKITHNQVSFEGPHEVDD encoded by the exons GCTGTTAGGTCACTTCCTAGAGTGATGACTTCTCCTGGTATTATTACGGATATAGATGGGGTTATGAGCAGTGATGAGGATTCTGATACTTCGACTTCTTTGTTCTGTGATCGGAAAATCATAGTAGCAAATTTCCTTCCACTTCATACTTCAAAGGATCAAACCAATGGAACATGGTGCTTCACATGGGATGAGGACTCACTTCTGCTGCAGCTAAAAGATGGCTTTTCTTCTGATACTGAAGTTCTCTACATAGGTAGTTTAAAGGTTGACGTAGATGTTAGTGAGCAAGAAGAGGTCGCTCAAAAGCTCCTTGAGGATTACAGGTGCATACCCACTTTCCTCTCTCCAGATCTCCAAAAGAAGTTCTATCATGGCTTCTGTAAACAGCAACTATGGCCTCTTTTCCATTACATGCTTCCCATCTGCCTTGACAAGGGTGACCTTTTCGACCGTTCTCTTTTTCAGGCTTATGTTTCTGCCAATAAAATATTTGCAGACAAGGTTGTAGAGGTTATCAACTCAGAAGAGGACTATGTATGGGTTCATGACTATCACCTTATGCTGCTCCCCACTTTCTTAAGGAGACGACTGAACCAAGTGAGGCTTGGTTTCTTTCTCCACAGCCCATTTCCCTCCTCAGAGATCTATAGGACACTGCCAGTTAGAGATGAAATCCTCCGGGCATTGCTTAATGCTGATCTTATTGGTTTTCAGACATTTGATTATGCTCGGCATTTCCTTTCTTGCTGTAGCAGGATGTTGGGCCTGAACTACGAATCTAAGCGTGGTTATATTGGATTGGAATACTTTGGCCGTACAGTTAACATCAAGATTCTCTCAGTGGGAGTTCACATAGGCCGGATTCAATCGGTGTTAAATTTTCCTGAAACAGTTACTAAGGTTCAAGAGATCGAGCAGAAATTCAAGGGGAAGAAATTGTTATTAGGTGTAGATGACATGGATATCTTTAAAGGCATCAGTCTGAAATTGCTTGGATTGGAGCTTTTACTGGAGAGGTATCCCAAACTAAGAGGAGAGGTAGTCCTTGTACAAATTGTCAATCCTGCAAGAAGCATGGGAAAAGATGTGAACGAAGCAAGAGAGGAAGCAATATCTATAGCTAAAAGGATCAACCTTTCCTATGGTGCTCTTGGTTACGATCCGGTGCTCCTTATTGACAACCCTATtcctttttatgaaaaaattgccTTCTATGTGGCAGCAGAATGTTGCATTGTAAATGCTGTTAGAGATGGCATGAACTTAGTCCCATATGAGTACATTGTCTGCAGACAGGGAACTGAGGAGATGGATAAACGTAGGGGTGTTGGTTTGGAGTTAACTCGCACAAGCACACTTATTGTCTCCGAGTTCGTAGGTTGCTCTCCATCTCTTAGTGGGGCTTTCAGGGTCAACCCTTGGAGCATTGACGATGTGGCTGATGCTTTATATCAAGCAACTGACTTGTCAGTATCTGAGAAGCAACTGCGTCATGAAAAACATTACCGCTATGTCAGCTCCCATCATGTTGCTTATTGGGCCCGCAGCTTTGACCAAGATCTGGAGAGAGCATGTAAAGATCACTACAACCGAAGGTGCTGTGCCATTGGATTTGGCTTAGGTTTCAGAGTTGTTGCCCTTTCTCCTAGTTTTAGAAAGTTGTCCTTTAATCACATTATTTCCTCATACAAGAAAACCCATAGGAGGGCAATATTTTTGGATTATGATGGTACCCTTATTCCTGAAGCATCTATCAATAAAACTCCAAGTGCAGATATTGTATCCATCCTGAACAACTTGTGCAGTGATCCAAAAAATACTGTGTTTATTGTCAGTGGAAGAGGACGGACTTCTCTTGGTGAATGGTTTGCACCCTGTGATGCCCTTGGTATTGCTGCTGAACATGGCTATTTCATTAG ATGGACAAAAGCCACTGATTGGGAATCTAGTTCAAGTGTTGTCGACTCTGACTGGAAGAAGATTGCAGAACCTGTTATGAGATTATATACTGAGACAACAGATGGCTCCTatatagaaccaaaggagagcgCATTGGTATGGCATCATCAGTATGCAGATCCTGACTTTGGTTCTTGCCAAGCCAAGGAACTGTTGGACCATCTTGAGAGTGTTCTAGCAAATGAGCCAGTGGTTGTTAGGAGAGGTCAGCACATCGTGGAAGTTAAACCTCCG GGAATTAGTAAAGGGCTGGTTGTGGAGAAGCTTATCAGAACGTTGGTCAATAGTGGGAAGCCACCAGATCTTGTGATGTGTATTGGGGATGATCGATCTGATGAGGACATGTTTGAAAGCATCAATAGTACATCTTCAAGTAATCTATTTCCTGCAGTTCCAGAAGTGTTTGCATGCACGGTTGGACAAAAGCCGAGCAAGGCCAAGTATTATCTCGAAGATAGTGGTGAAGTGATAAGATTACTGCAAGGCATTGCTGCTGTTTCAAGGCCAAAAAATAAGATAACCCACAATCAAGTTTCCTTTGAAGGGCCGCACGAAGTGGATGATTAA
- the LOC105039194 gene encoding uncharacterized protein has protein sequence MEEEKKGIAALLLLMVFLSGFCSVSAASPAMVVSGVFSNAASALLKRLWSLKSTTKPAISGRSMMKFESGYTVETVFDGSKLGIEPYSVEVTQSGELLVLDSVNSNIYRISLPLSRYSRPKLVAGSPEGHAGLVDGKPREAKMNHPKGFTVDDRGNIYVADTMNMAIRKISDTGVTTIAGGKRNRGGHMDGPTENARFSTDFEVVYVGSSCSLLVIDRGNQAIREIQLHFDDCAYQYETGFPLGIAVLLAAGFFGYMLALLQYRVGAIISSKDEPQTHIKKAMMPPYQKPFKPSVRPPLIPPEDEPKKREDEEEGLFTSLGRLLSGARSSIMSIFGAMFSGFRRKKTANQFYQQQWRSNSYPMQESFVIRDEDEPPPPVETRTPTPRKTYAFMSKEPEKIHHLRQGRAYFSGWDGEPQPQQQMQQQQHHLKQHRQYSLGPQTYYEQSCETTNEIVFGAVQESDSKRRTVEIKAVNYGEPIYDQLGMRFRNSYMGYNNNYYMS, from the exons atggaggaggagaagaaaggcATTGCCGCGCTCCTTCTCTTGATGGTTTTTCTCAGTGGGTTTTGCTCTGTTTCTGCTGCTTCTCCAGCTA TGGTGGTGAGTGGGGTTTTCTCCAATGCGGCGTCTGCTCTCTTGAAGCGGCTGTGGTCGCTGAAATCCACCACAAAGCCTG CGATTTCTGGTCGTTCGATGATGAAATTCGAGAGCGGGTACACCGTGGAGACGGTGTTCGACGGGAGCAAGCTCGGGATCGAGCCTTACTCTGTGGAGGTGACTCAGAGTGGGGAGCTTCTGGTTCTGGATTCTGTGAACAGTAATATCTACAGGATTTCGCTGCCATTGTCCAGAT ACAGCAGACCTAAGCTTGTTGCAGGTTCACCAGAAGGACATGCGGGTCTTGTTGATGGAAAACCACGGGAAGCAAAGATGAACCATCCAAAGGGATTTACGGTGGATGATAGAGGGAATATATATGTTGCGGACACCATGAACATGGCAATCAGGAAAATTAGTGATACAG GTGTTACTACCATTGCTGGGGGAAAGAGGAACAGAGGAGGGCATATGGATGGCCCAACTGAAAATGCGAGATTTTCTACTGATTTTGAAGTAGTTTATGTTGGTAGTAGCTGCTCTCTTCTGGTTATAGACAGGGGGAACCAGGCAATTCGGGAGATACAGCTCCATTTTGATGATTGTGCCTACCAATATGAAACTGGTTTTCCTCTAG GAATTGCAGTGCTTCTTGCTGCTGGTTTTTTTGGGTACATGCTTGCGTTGCTTCAATATCGAGTAGGAGCTATTATCTCTTCCAAAGAT GAACCTCAAACCCATATCAAGAAAGCAATGATGCCTCCATACCAGAAGCCTTTCAAACCATCAGTCAGGCCACCACTGATCCCACCTGAGGATGAACCAAAGAAgcgagaagatgaagaagaaggcctCTTCACCTCACTAGGAAGGCTTCTTTCTGGAGCCAGGTCATCTATAATGTCAATCTTTGGTGCCATGTTCTCGGGTTTCAGAAGAAAAAAAACAGCTAACCAATTTTACCAGCAGCAGTGGAGGTCAAACAGTTACCCAATGCAGGAGAGCTTTGTGATCCGAGATGAAGATGAGCCACCCCCACCAGTGGAGACAAGGACACCCACCCCACGTAAGACCTACGCCTTCATGTCAAAAGAACCAGAAAAAATCCACCATCTCCGCCAGGGAAGAGCTTATTTTAGTGGCTGGGATGGGGAGCCGCAACCACAGCAgcaaatgcagcagcagcaacaccaCCTAAAGCAGCACAGGCAATACTCTTTGGGCCCGCAGACTTACTATGAGCAGAGCTGTGAAACAACCAATGAGATTGTGTTTGGAGCTGTCCAGGAGTCAGATAGCAAGCGCAGGACGGTGGAGATTAAGGCTGTGAATTATGGGGAACCTATCTATGATCAGTTGGGCATGCGGTTCCGGAATAGTTACATGGGTTACAACAATAACTATTACATGAGTTag